A stretch of DNA from Acidobacteriota bacterium:
GGGGACGAAAGCCGGGCTCCCGGAAGATGTCGGCCAGGTCCCGGTGATGCCCGATCCGCCGAAGCGTGGTTTCCCGCAGGGAGTTCAGGGGGAGGGCGAAGCAGGGATCGGCGCTCACGGCGCTCCCTCCGTCCTCGGGTTCCCGCCCACTCCTTCCACGATCACCTGGATCGATCCCACGATCCCTCCCCGATCGGCCATCCGGTTCCTTCCCTCCATCCTACCCGCGTCGGCATCCCGAATCAACGGAAAGCTGAGGCACAGGGAAGACACAGTTCCCATCGCACGGAGGCATCGCTCGACCGCCCCCATGTCATGGATCATTCATGAAGCTCGAAGAGACCGGCTCGGTAACGGCCACGCGTCCGGCTCCGTGCCTCCGTGCCTCCGTGAGAGATCATTCTGAGGCTCGGCCAGGCTCAGTCGGCGTAGGGCCCGAGGACGCCCGGGAAGCCCGTGATCTCCACCTCGCCGTCCCGGACGCGGACCTCCAGCCGGTTGGGCCCGGTGAGATCCCCGGGCCCGAGCCCGGGCCCGAGGACATGGACCCGCTGGTTGTCGGACCCGCGCAGGTAGAGCCGGTCGGTGTGACGCTCCGCCAGGTAGGGCCCGTCCACCAGGGCGTCGGTGCCGGCCAGGACCGCGTCCGTCACCGGGTCCCGGCGTGCCCGGAGCGCCTCGAGGGTGTGGCCGGTGAAGAGGAGCACGTCCAGGCCCAGGCCGCGGGCCGCGGCGACGATCCCCCGCAGGGCCTCCGGCTGGTCGAAGGGCTCACCGCCCAGGAGGGTCACGCCGCGGAGGCCGTGCCGGTCGCGGGCCGCCCG
This window harbors:
- a CDS encoding radical SAM protein; this encodes MGAGSIPSVKTRATPAAGTYDVPVRLADEAACTEAEGPGKRYALWFQGCSLRCPGCANPGMLDPAGGYGATVGDVAARLRAARDRHGLRGVTLLGGEPFDQPEALRGIVAAARGLGLDVLLFTGHTLEALRARRDPVTDAVLAGTDALVDGPYLAERHTDRLYLRGSDNQRVHVLGPGLGPGDLTGPNRLEVRVRDGEVEITGFPGVLGPYAD